A window of Candidatus Binataceae bacterium genomic DNA:
TCCTGCAGGCGTCGGCAGGAAATCTGAAGCGAGTATCGCTCGAGCTGGGCGGCAAATCGCCGAACATCGTGCTGCCCGACGCGGATATGGACGCGGCCGTGCGCACTGCGGTCAACGGCGTGTTCTTCAATTCGGGCCAGGTGTGCGTTGCCGGCACGCGCATCTTCGTGCACAAGGATCAGTATGACGGATTTGTCGACAAACTTACCAAGGCGTCGGCCGCGATGACGGTCGGCGATCCGCTGAGCCCGGATACACGGTTGGGACCGCTGGTTTCCAGGGAGCAATTCGACCACGTCAACAACTACCTGAACATCGGCAAGAAGGAAGGCGCGCGCATCACCATCGGCGGCGAAAGCGTCAGCGGCAAAGGCTACTTCATCAAGCCCACTGTGTTCGCTGACGTCGATAACAGGATGAAAATCGCACGCGAGGAGATCTTCGGCCCGGTCGCCGCGGCGATTCCATTTAAGGACGAGAACGACGCGATTTTCCAGGGCAACGACACCACCTACGGTCTTGCAGCTGCCGTATGGACGCGCGACATTTCACGGGCGCATCGCGTGGCGCGCGCGCTCAAGGCCGGCACGGTGTGGGTCAACAACTACGGCGCGAGCGACGTCGCGATGCCGTTCGGCGGCTACAAGCAGTCGGGCTTCGGGCGCGAGGGCGGCCGCCACGTCATCGACCTCTTCACCCAAATCAAATCGGTTTACGTAAAACTTTAGGCATCGGGAGGCACGCACATGGCAGCAGCAGTCCCATCGATCGAAAGAGCAGCAGCGGGAATCAAATCGAATGCGGTATTGGATTTTCTTCGCAAACCGAAACAACTACTCATCAATGGCAAATGGGTGGCGGCGAAGTCCGGCAAGACCTTCGAAACCATCAATCCTGCCAATGAGGAAGTGCTCGCGCTTGCGGCCGAAGGCGACAAGGCCGACGTCGATGAGGCGGTGAAGGCCGCGCGCAAGGCGCTCGACGGCAAGTGGTCGACTATCAGCCCGCATCAGCGTGCGCAGTATCTTCTCAGGATAGCGGATCTCGTCGAGAAGCACGCAGACGAGCTCGGAACGCTTGAAAGCCTCAATAACGGAATGCCGATTTCGCTCGCCAAAGGGATGGCGAGCGGCGCCGCCGACACCTTCCGCTATTACGCCGGATGGGCGACAAAGATCTACGGCGAGACCAATCCGTCCGATCCCTCGATGTTCAACTACACGCTGCGCGAGCCGGTCGGCGTGTGTGGCCAGATCATTCCGTGGAACGGGCCGATTGCGATGTTCGCGTGGAAAATCGCACCCGCACTCGCTTGTGGCAACGTATCGATCATCAAGCCGGCGGAGCAGACCCCGCTCACCGCACTGAGACTCGGCGAGTTGCTGCTCGAAGCAGGCATACCGGAGGGCGTGGTTAACATCATCACCGGGTTCGGCGAGACCGCGGGCGCCTCAATCGCGGAGCATCCGGACATCGACAAGGTCGCGTTCACCGGCTCAACCGAGGTTGGCAAGCTGATTCTTAAAGCCTCGGCGGGAAATCTGAAGCGGGTGTCACTCGAGCTCGGCGGCAAATCCCCCAACATCATTTTCGCCGACGCCAACATGGAGCAATGTGTCCCGACCTCGCTGTTCGGCTTCACGATGCTGTCCGGCCAGGTGTGTTGTGCGGGAACCCGGGTGTTCGTGCAGCGCGACTTCCACGATGAATTCGTGGACAAGTTGACCAAGCAGGCGGCGCAGGCCAAAGCTGGTGATCCGCTGGATCCGAAGACCATGATCGGACCGCTAGTGTCGAAGGAGCAATTCGAACGGGTTAAAGGCTACCTCGAGATCGGCAAGAAGGAAGGCGCAGAGCCGAAGCTGGGTGGCGATGCGCGCGGCGGCAAGGGCTACTTCGTCGATCCGACCATCTTCACGAATGTAAAAAATGATATGCGCATTGCACGCGAGGAAATCTTCGGCCCGGTCGCGTCGGTGATCCCATTCAAGGACGAGAACGATGCGGTGTTGCAGGGCAACGATACGACTTACGGGCTTGCGGCGGCAGTTTGGACCAACGACGTATCTCGAGCACATAAGGTCGCGCGTGCGCTAAAGGCCGGCACGGTGTGGGTGAACTGCTACAACAACATCGATCCGATCTCGCCGTTCGGCGGCTACAAGCAATCGGGCATCGGACGTGAGCTCGGCAAGCATTCCATCGAGCTGTACACACAGATCAAGTCGGTGTATGTGAAGCTGTAAAGCCAGTTCTGCGCACAGGAGAGCTCACTATGGCAGCAGCAGTTCCATCGATCGAAAGAGCCGCGGCGGGAGTCAAAACGAATGCGGTACTAGATTTCCTCCGTAAACCGAAACAACTGCTCATCAATGGCAAATGGGTGGCGGCGAAATCCGGCAAGACCTTCGAGACTATCAATCCGGCCAACGAAGAGGTGCTCGCGCTGCTCGCAGAGGGCGACAAGGCCGACGTTGATGAGGCGGTGAAGGCCGCGCGCAAGGCGCTCGATGGCAAGTGGGGTTCGATGGGCCCGCACGAACGCGCGCGCTATCTGCTCAAAATCGCGGAGCTGATCGACTCGCATGCAGACGAGCTCGCTGAACTCGAAACTCTGGATAACGGCAAGGGCGTGACGTTCTCGCGCGGCTTCGACGTCCCGGCCGCAGCGGAAACGTTCCGCTATTACGCGGGATGGTGCACCAAGATCTACGGCGAGACCAATCCGTCGGATCCTTCGATGTTCAACTACACGCTGCGCGAGCCGGTCGGCGTGTGCGGGCAGATCATCCCGTGGAATTTTCCCCTACTGATGGCGGCGTGGAAGCTTGGCCCTGCGCTATGCTGCGGAAACACTGTTGTGCTCAAGCCCGCCGAGCAAACCCCGCTCACCGCGCTGCGGCTGGGCGAGTTGATCCTCGAAGCCGGGCTCGCCGAAGGCGTGGTCAATATCATCACTGGATTCGGTCCTGGTGCGGGCAGTTCGATCGCCGAGCATCCCGATGTTGATAAGGTCGCATTCACAGGCTCGACCGAGGTCGGCAAGATCATCCTCAAGGCCTCTGCTGGCAACCTCAAGCGCGTGTCGCTGGAGCTCGGCGGCAAGTCGCCCAACATCATCTTCCCCGACGCCGACATGAAGGAGGCCGTTCCGACTTCGATGATGGGGGTGTTCTTCAACTCCGGCCAGGTCTGCTGCGCCGGCACCCGCATCTTCGTGCAGAAGGACATGTATGACGACGTCGTCGATCAGCTCACCACCTTCAGCAAAGGGATGTCGTACGGTGACCCCCTCGATCCGAAAACCGTGATGGGACCGGTCGTATCGAAAGAGCAGTTTGATCGCGTGAAGAGCTACCTCGACGTCGGCAAGAAAGAAGGCGCGAAGGTAACTGCGGGTGGTGAACCAGGCACCGGCAAAGGCTACTTCGTGAAGCCGACGGTGTTTGCTGATGTGAACAACAATATGAAGATTGCGCGCGAGGAAATCTTCGGCCCGGTTGCGACCGCGATTCCGTTCAAGGATGAAAGCGACGCGATCCTTCAGGGTAACGACACCGAATACGGCCTCGCGGCGGCGGTGTGGACGCGCGATATCGGCCGCGCGCATAAGGTCGCGCGCGCGTTGAAGGCGGGCACCGTGTGGGTCAATTGCTACAACCAGATCGATGCGATCTCGCCGTTCGGCGGCTACAAGCAGTCGGGCTTCGGACGAGAGCTGGGCAGGCATGCGCTGGAACTCTACTCGCAGGTCAAGTCGGTTTACGTGAAGCTCTAAGTAAGCGCTCTCGAGATGCAGGCGGTCTCCATTGGGCCGCCTGCATTTTTTAAAGGGAATTTTCGGTGAGCATTCGATCAGACCGAAGCCGCGAGGTCCTCGCGCTCTCGCGAAATCCACGCCGGATGCCCCCGAACTGGACGCCGCCCGACCCCGCGTGGGCCGCGAGCTTCGATGCGCAAGTGCATCCGGTCGTGATGGGCTACTTCGGGACGCAGCTTCCCAAGGGCGATACCGGGCCGCATCCGCATCGCGTGTGCGATTTCTTCGAAGGCGACGATGCACCATCGAATTTTGAAAGCGCAAGCTATATCGATCGTGTCGGGCGGCGCAATCTGATCTCGGTGGCATACTGGACCGATACCGCGCGCTACGAGCGATGGAACCATGCTCGGTTTGCATCATGGTGGAGCGACGTGGCTCGAGTGCGCGAGGATGTCGGGCATTTTCGCGAGATCCTCGTGGTTCCATGCGAGCGCTTCGAGACGATTTTCTCCTTTGACTACAAGATCGGAGTGGCAAAGGTCGGTGGACCAGCAGTCGGTCCCATCCGTGAGCATGGCTACTGGGGAAGCATGCGCGATCGCCTCGCGGTATCTGCCGACGACGACCTCATCAGCTCGTATGGCGAAACGCTACCGCGCCTCGGCACATCGGAGACGTCTGGCCGCCGCCTGCGCGTTCAGGCGCCGCAAAATCTCGCGGTCATCCGCTCGGGACAAGACTGGACCGAATGCACGGGCGCGCAGCTCAATTTTTATAGTGAATCGGTCGCGCCGAGGCTGCGCGACGCGATGCATTCACTGCGCGACTCCCCGAATGAAACCGGATGCTGTGAGATGCGCTTCGCTCAGCACCTAGGTCGCGAAGGCGCGCCGCGCACGAAGACCTTTGGCCTCGGCTACTTCCTGAGCCTCGTGCAGCTGGAACACTGGGCGGCGACTGATCCCAAGCATCTGGCCATACTCACGCACTTCATGAAAATGGCGGGTGAATATCGCTCAGCGCTGAAACT
This region includes:
- a CDS encoding phenylacetaldoxime dehydratase family protein; amino-acid sequence: MSIRSDRSREVLALSRNPRRMPPNWTPPDPAWAASFDAQVHPVVMGYFGTQLPKGDTGPHPHRVCDFFEGDDAPSNFESASYIDRVGRRNLISVAYWTDTARYERWNHARFASWWSDVARVREDVGHFREILVVPCERFETIFSFDYKIGVAKVGGPAVGPIREHGYWGSMRDRLAVSADDDLISSYGETLPRLGTSETSGRRLRVQAPQNLAVIRSGQDWTECTGAQLNFYSESVAPRLRDAMHSLRDSPNETGCCEMRFAQHLGREGAPRTKTFGLGYFLSLVQLEHWAATDPKHLAILTHFMKMAGEYRSALKLKLWHEVSVLPAVGQTFEYLNCHPETGLLPYFPSIEV
- a CDS encoding aldehyde dehydrogenase family protein, translating into MAAAVPSIERAAAGVKTNAVLDFLRKPKQLLINGKWVAAKSGKTFETINPANEEVLALLAEGDKADVDEAVKAARKALDGKWGSMGPHERARYLLKIAELIDSHADELAELETLDNGKGVTFSRGFDVPAAAETFRYYAGWCTKIYGETNPSDPSMFNYTLREPVGVCGQIIPWNFPLLMAAWKLGPALCCGNTVVLKPAEQTPLTALRLGELILEAGLAEGVVNIITGFGPGAGSSIAEHPDVDKVAFTGSTEVGKIILKASAGNLKRVSLELGGKSPNIIFPDADMKEAVPTSMMGVFFNSGQVCCAGTRIFVQKDMYDDVVDQLTTFSKGMSYGDPLDPKTVMGPVVSKEQFDRVKSYLDVGKKEGAKVTAGGEPGTGKGYFVKPTVFADVNNNMKIAREEIFGPVATAIPFKDESDAILQGNDTEYGLAAAVWTRDIGRAHKVARALKAGTVWVNCYNQIDAISPFGGYKQSGFGRELGRHALELYSQVKSVYVKL
- a CDS encoding aldehyde dehydrogenase family protein codes for the protein MAAAVPSIERAAAGIKSNAVLDFLRKPKQLLINGKWVAAKSGKTFETINPANEEVLALAAEGDKADVDEAVKAARKALDGKWSTISPHQRAQYLLRIADLVEKHADELGTLESLNNGMPISLAKGMASGAADTFRYYAGWATKIYGETNPSDPSMFNYTLREPVGVCGQIIPWNGPIAMFAWKIAPALACGNVSIIKPAEQTPLTALRLGELLLEAGIPEGVVNIITGFGETAGASIAEHPDIDKVAFTGSTEVGKLILKASAGNLKRVSLELGGKSPNIIFADANMEQCVPTSLFGFTMLSGQVCCAGTRVFVQRDFHDEFVDKLTKQAAQAKAGDPLDPKTMIGPLVSKEQFERVKGYLEIGKKEGAEPKLGGDARGGKGYFVDPTIFTNVKNDMRIAREEIFGPVASVIPFKDENDAVLQGNDTTYGLAAAVWTNDVSRAHKVARALKAGTVWVNCYNNIDPISPFGGYKQSGIGRELGKHSIELYTQIKSVYVKL